ATAAACCAGCATTTTGAAAAAGCATATCGATGCGACTGAATGCATTCAAAGTAATGCTGATTACGCGTTGCCAATCTCCTTGCTTTTCCATGTCATAGGATACAAAAAGTGCTTCTCCGCCTAGATTCGTAATTTCCTCCACTGTTGCTTGTCCACTTTCTTGATCAATGTCCGTCACAATTACTTTTGCGCCTTGTTTAGCCAACAAAAGAGCTGTATTACGTCCAATACCGATGCCACCGCCAGTTACGATAGCAACTTTTCCTGCAAGCTTCATTTTCATTACCCCTTCTATAAGTCTTACCGTTATTCAGTATACTGCTTTATGAGATTAGTCTGCAAGCAAGAAAAGTTGCTTATCCATTTGTAAGCGGTTACTTTTTTACCCCTTCTTTTTTCTTACTATTACGCTGATCGAAAGCTAAACCGATGAAAATTAAAATTCCCCAAAAGATTACGCTACCTCCAGTCATTTCAATTTCCCCCTTATTATATAAAGATATTATTTTAATTATTATAACACTTTCTTAATTTTCAATCTATTAAAACTAAAAATGATATTATTATCTATCCTTTAAAATGTATTTGTATAACAAAAAAGACCTTTTATATAAAAAGGTCTTTTTCCATTATACAAGACTTATCACTTTCGTTTTTGTAATTAAATCCTGAAAACCACAATTATCTTTGCGGAATAACATCATATATACGTTACATAATATCGGAATTCCAAGTAGTACTATGTTTGGTAATAACAATACAAAAAACCGTATCGTTAATGTTTGTATTGTTAACTTTTCACTCTTCAATGAAATTAATTTTATTCTTGTTACCTTTTTACCAAGTGTTACACCGTTCCAAATAAAGGGTACCAAAATAAAATATATTGCCATTAATATAAAAACTACTGCAAGATCATATCTATAATCGCCAAAACTAATATTAAAGCGATTAAAAATAGCACTATAATTTCCAGTCATAACAGCTACTACTGCACCATACATAACCGAAATTAAAAACATGTCAATTAGGGAAGCACCTATGCGATTCATTACAAGCGCTGGACGATGCATCTTTACCTTCATTTTTATGTCGACTCCTTCATATCCTTCTTTACCCGTCTCATCGTACCACTTCTAAAAACCATTGTAAACTAGCGTTTCTCTTACTTTTCTTGTACAATGTGTTACAACAGCATTGTAAAGGAGGTTCCCATATTGAAAAAATGGATAATCCTATTCGTCGCATTCCTATTAGCCGGTTGTGCTGGAAATACAAATCATATAACATATACGATTAACGATGAATACGAACTCATACGTACTTCTGGAAATGCATTTGAACTTTTCCCCACGCAAGATGCTGTATATGCCACACAATACATTCCTGCAAAAATTACAGACATAGCCTGGGATGATAAATACATTATTGCAAAACAAACTGAGGAAAAGTCAGATCCGAATAATCCTGACGCAGCAATTGCAAATAAAAAAAGTGAGCATTATTGGATTATTGACGTAAAGCATAATAAACGCTTTGGTCCCTATAATGAAAAGCAATTTAATGAACAAAAAGATGCGTTTAAAATTAAGGTGCCTTTTCAAAGTGTAGACTCATACATAAAAGAACAGAAAAAACAGTCAGCATAATATTTTCAGTGCTGACTGTTTTTTCTTACATATATTTAAAAACAAATTACTCAGAAAGTGAGATGTTAAAAGTTTGTGGCTCTGTTACAACATCTTGCATTTCTGCATCTGCTGCGACTACATTATCTGTTGTAAACTTAATATCCTTTACCTTTTCTTTTCCATCATCAAGTATTAACCCGATAATACCATCTCTTGTTTCACCTGGCTTATAGTCTTCTCTAGATACATTCTTTGTACCAACGAGCGTATCTTCATCATATAAAAAGTTTTGAGTTGCTACTTTAAAATGTTGCTTATCATTAATCGCAACATCATTCATAGAGAAAAATTGGATATTTTTATTCCCGCTATTCTCCACCTTATATGTAATTTCAACGTAACGAATCGTATCACTAATCTCTGTTCCACTTAGCGATGCATATAACTCTGCATCTTCTTGACTTACTTTATCTCCTAATCTACGCTTTACTTCTTCAGGAGTTAATGCCGTATATACTTTTAATGTATCTTTTGCATCTTTACTCATCTGTGATAAAGAGATTACTTTCACACCTTGTACGTGAATTTTCATTGGTGCTACTTCAAATGTTTGATTCACCGTATGAATCTGCTCTAACTTAAAAGTACCCCAACCTGTTTCTTTCACTTTTTGTCCTACTTTTTTCAGCTCACGCCCGCCGTATTCTTTTGTTTCAGGAATAGATTCTTTCTTCTTCGGTTCAACTTTCTTTTCTTCTTGATGGAAGCAACCACTTAACATAAGAAGAAAACTACATAAAACAAAAATACTTTTCCATGCTTTCATCATATAATTTCTCCTAACACTATCATTCATTAATATTAATTAGTCCTTTGCTTTGTAAACTACAGAAACAATGAGCAGTCTACAAAACGAACTTGTCAGTCCAGATACTATTATACCCCCTATTTGGAAAATATGAAAATAGGGATCTGCGAACGCGTGAACGACAAATATAAGAGCTGCCACAATGATTGCCGAAATCCAATACTTCCTTTTTTCTGAAGCTATCATAATATCTTTCCCTGTTTCATCTTTATACTTCCATAGTACGTACAATAGTAATAATAAACCAATACATGTACTCCCGTGTTGCATATATTTATACACTGGAATACTATGTAATTCTCTTTGTAAAAATGGTATTTTCATAACGAAGTAGCCCGTATTATGAGTAAACGCATCCCAAACGACATGCGTGAGCATACCAAATAAAGCAGAGTAGCAAAATACAAAAGAATCCTTCCATGTATGAAGCCCCCACCTCTTATCTACTGCATATGTATAGTAGCCAGCAAACGGTTTAGGTAAATGTGTTATAAACGGCTTTTTTAAAATGTAATGATACATATATGCGAGCAGAAATACAAGTGGTAAATTTAAATACAAGAACCCAAGCCATGTATGCCCAATAACACCATACGGTCTAAAGTGTAAAAAATATTCAAAATCAGGCGCCATACTCCCTAATATAAGAGCCGTTACTGAAATATATTTGGACTGCTTTTTCACAAAAGGAAGGACTGCTGCTGGATGTGCAAATGTAAATGGCATGTTTTGACTCCTTTTTATAATTACAATAGATTACATACTATCATAACGACATGAATAATCTACATGCAATATTTATTTTCACATTGGAATATGATAGTTTAAATGATATAATCCACATAAAATATTCAGAAAATAAGAAGGAATTCATGTGTCATTAACAATTGTATTTGCTGCTTTTTTAGAATCAAAATCCGTTATGAATTGAGGTTTATATATTGATTGACGTACCCTTTTTAAAAAATATCACATTAAAAAAAGAAAGTATCCCTAGTTTTTCCGCATATCCTTACTGTCTACCCGCTATCAGAACATTACAATCACTAGCTTTCCACCCAAATGTAACATTCATTATTGGAGAAAATGGAACGGGTAAATCAACATTACTCGAAGCAATTGCACTTGCTTTAGGATTTAATGCAGAAGGTGGAACGAAAAACTTCCGCTTTAGTACAAACGATTCACATTCATCTTTACATGAATACCTTCGAATTTCCAAAAGTTTCAATACACCAAACGACGGTTTCTTTCTTCGTGCTGAATCATTTTATAACGTTGCTTCTTATATTGATGAAATAGATGCTATAAAATCTTATGGCGGTGTTTCACTTCACGAACAATCCCATGGTGAATCATTCTTTTCATTATTTATGAATCGTTTTTCAGGACAAGGTTTATACATTTTAGATGAGCCTGAGGCCGCTCTATCACCAATGAGGCAACTTTCCATGCTTATTCGAATGCACGAACTAGCGGAACAAGGTTCACAATTTGTTATTGCGACGCATTCTCCTATTTTAATGGCTTACCCTGAATCCACTATATACTCTTTAACACAAGAAGGGATTCACGAATCCGCCTTAGAAAACACCGAGCATTACCAAACGACGAAACTTTTCTTTGAAAATCGTGATCGATTATTTCATCATTTATTCAATTCTTAAAAAAAAAAGAAGCAGCGATTGCTGCTTCTTTTTATAGTGCTTCTATAAATAATGCTACCCCAATACCGCCGCCGACGCATAGAGAAGCAATTCCTTTTTCTAACCCGCGTCTCTTCAATTCATGAATTAAACTTACAGTAATACGAGCTCCTGTACAACCGATTGGATGTCCAAGTCCTACACCACTACCGTTTACATTCACTTTTTCACGATCTAAACCCAGTTCTTTCTCTACAGCTAAGTATTGCGCAGCGAAAGCTTCATTAATTTCCAGTAAATCTGCATCTTCTAATGACCAATCTACTTTTTCTAATCCTTTACGAATTGCTGGCGCTGGTCCAATACCCATAATTTTCGGATCTACTCCAGCTACTGAATATCCAACAATTCTAGCTAACGGTTGTAAGCCTTTTTCTTTCGCTTTTTCTTCGCTCATTAATACTAGAACCGCGCTTCCGTCATTCAGGCCAGATGCATTACCTGCAGTTACTGAGCCGTCTTTACGGAAAGCTGGTTTTAATCCTGCTAATTTTTCTGCTGTAATATCAGCACGTGGATGTTCATCCTTTGAAAATACTACTTCTTTTCTACGTTCTTTTATTGTAATAGGAACAATTTGATCGTCAAAGTTTCCAGACTCGATTGCCTTCAGTGCCAATGTATGACTGCGAAGAGCAACTTCATCTTGTTCCTCTCTTGTAATTTCATATTGTTCAACTAAATTTTCCGCTGTTTCCCCCATCATAATATGATGAATCGGATCTTCTAACACTTCCCACACCGTATCACGAATTTCTCCGTGCTGTAGACGTTGTCCCCAGCGGTGTTGTTTCAATGCATAAGGGCTTGAACTCATTGCTTCTACTCCACCTGCAATAACAACATCACTTACACCTAATTGTATTTGCATTGCAGCTGACATAATTGCTTGCATACCTGAAGAACATTGGCGTTGGATTGTATACCCTGTAACTGTGTCAGGAAATCCTGCCGCTAATGCAGCTGTTCTTGCCGTATTTGCTTCATCAGTTCTTTGAATACAATGACCTAAAATCACTTCATCAACTTCGTGTGGTTCTACCCCGCCTCGTTTTACAGCTTCCTGAAGTACAGGAACAGCTAATTCTACTGGCGTTACATTTTTTAGCGCTCCCCCAAAAGTTCCAATTGGCGAACGAACTGCAGCTGTAATAACAACATTATGCATTTTGCACTTGCCCCTCTCTTATGTACCCTAGTCAGTTTTTAGGTGAAATTCCATAAGATGTATATCTACAACTATCATACTATAAACATACTAAAAAATCAAAATATTTAATATAATAAAAATAGAAGGAATTAACCTTCTATTCTGTCAATGCATATAAAAATTTTTGTAAAATTTTCTCTGTCGTTTCATTTAATTTTGGTAACTTGTCTACCGGAAAATATTGAAGCTTCAATCCCTCATGATCAAGCCTTAATTCTCCACTTACATGATGCCCCTGATACAGATGAATGACATTAAAAATTTCATCCCCATTAGGATAACGGAAATATACTTCTTTTCCTGAAAGGACACCAAGAAATTGCATAATTTTTGCTTGTAGCCCCGTCTCTTCGAATAATTCTCTACGAGCAGTTTCTTCTGTCGTTTCTCCTAGTTCCATCGCGCCGCCAGGTACACCCCAATCATATGTATCTGAACGATATTGAAGCAATACTTCTTGATTATCATTTAATATAATTATTGCTGACCCAACGAGAATAAGTGGCCTTGTCCCAACGACTTTGCGTAACTCCTCAATATACCCCAATATGTAAACTCTCCTTTCCTCACCCTCCCTTATCATAACAAAATTTTTCTCCTTTTGTTGATGTAATTTCCAAGAAAAAAAAGGAAGCTTTCACTTCCTTTTTTTCCACTTCTATTTCTTAAAACTTTCATATTTTACAGCTTCGAAAGCTTCTTCAATTTCATCATTACGATAATGGACGTATGTAAAGCGCCCTATTTCTACTAATCTTGCTATTTCTTGTAACGCTTTCTGTTGCTCATATGTTTCCTCCAGCTTAATATGTACATAAAATTTCATTAATGGATGTTCATATAAAGGTTCTCCCACCTCTACATATACATCTTCCACCCCTTGTACAACTCTTACATAACTTGCAAATTGATAAAGAGCTTCTCTGTCTGAAACGATTTTTAATGTATACATATATTCTCCCCCCTTTTCTTTACTATATCAAAAAGATGATCACACTACGTTATAGAACTATGAAATTTTTTTGTCTTGTAATAAACGAGGCGTTTATCCATACATAGGGTCTTTTCCCAACATATATTATAGGAAGAATTTTTTCAGTTGAGGTGTTCCTTATGGATCCATACGTCAATATATGTATTTGCATTACTCCAGGCGCCGATATTTCTAATGATCGTATCGCAAAAGATTTAGCAGTTGCAGAATCAATTTGGCACCCGATTACATTTCAAATTAAAGAAGTAATTATTTTAAATGAACTTTTTCGTTTTTTTGACCGCGAAATTAGTTATAAAAATTCTATTCAAAGTCAGGAAAAATTAGCATCTTTTTTCCAAACATGTGTAAATGAAGCTCCTGAATGCGACCTTTATATTTGTTACATTGGCAGTGATTATTTCAAAGAAACAGCAGTAATTGCCTGTGCTTACTCTTTAGCAAAACAACAGCAACTTACTGGTTATATCGTTTTAACAAATTCAGCTGCTCCTATGAAAAATATATATACGCTCGCTCACGAAATCGGTCATATTTTATTTACAAGACGTGTTCACGGAAAACTGACTCACGCAGATCCTCATTCCCCAACTGGCTCAGAGCACCATCCTTCTCCATCAAATCTTATGTACCCTATCGTACCTCGTCCTGAAAATGTCCACATTCAATCCCTATTAACGAACGAACAAAAAGCACTCTCTTTACAAAGTTCTTTATTACAAAGAAAAAAACAGTAACAATTTTGTTACTGTTTAAAACAACTTATTCCAATCCATAAACCCAAGCCCGGCTGCTAGGAATAAAAATAAGCAACTAAACATAAACATAATACCTCTGAAAATCCCTATATAATATTTCTTTGGAAATAATTTTTTGCATATCCAAAGCAGCCCTTTTCCTATTAAACCGGAGAACAAAACATAACCCGATGTGTCATCTAATAAAGTATCGAAATAATCATCGTGTACCTTTTTCGAAAAGGTAGTATATAGCCCCAAAATCGTTAAACCTAAAAATATAGTAGATAATATACCTAGAAATATACTTTGCATGTTTGTTCCCCTCTTAATAAAAAATTTAGTTCGTTCACTAGTAATATAAAACTAACTTACAGTCTTTTTCTCCTCATTTTTCAAAGACCATCGCATTAATACATATAAACTTCCGTACAGAAGTAAAGATTCTAACATGCCCCAGTATGGACTCTTCTCTCCCAATCCCTTAAATACAAACATAATGAATAGTGGTACGATAACAGCCAATATTCCAATCCATCCAAGTATGTACGCTTCCCCAATTAACAGTACTAACAAGATAACTCCAGCTAGTATATAACTTTGTATAGTCGTTAATTGTAATACAGGTGTCCCATACCACTTATTCATAAACATTAATAATACTAGTAATAAAATTGGTAGCAAAGCTGCTACATAAAGAATGCTAAATTCTTTTATTTTGCTCTTAAATGATGACATCTTAAAAGCAAATATAATTCCTACAATCGTAATCATTAAAACAATTGGGTATCCAATTAATTGTACATTCGTTAATATAAATTCATGATTTGGGCTTTCAAATAAAATATTTGTAAGTAACCAATACCCGCCAATACCAATAATCATTCCTAAAATACTTTTTATACTCCCGCCTTTATCCTTTTCCATCTCTTTCGCTAATTCTTCCGCATATTCTTTTGGTGAATCACCGAATATATCACTTACCGTCTTTCCCTCTTTCTCGCCTTCTATTAAAT
This Bacillus paramycoides DNA region includes the following protein-coding sequences:
- a CDS encoding ImmA/IrrE family metallo-endopeptidase codes for the protein MDPYVNICICITPGADISNDRIAKDLAVAESIWHPITFQIKEVIILNELFRFFDREISYKNSIQSQEKLASFFQTCVNEAPECDLYICYIGSDYFKETAVIACAYSLAKQQQLTGYIVLTNSAAPMKNIYTLAHEIGHILFTRRVHGKLTHADPHSPTGSEHHPSPSNLMYPIVPRPENVHIQSLLTNEQKALSLQSSLLQRKKQ
- a CDS encoding DUF4184 family protein, producing MPFTFAHPAAVLPFVKKQSKYISVTALILGSMAPDFEYFLHFRPYGVIGHTWLGFLYLNLPLVFLLAYMYHYILKKPFITHLPKPFAGYYTYAVDKRWGLHTWKDSFVFCYSALFGMLTHVVWDAFTHNTGYFVMKIPFLQRELHSIPVYKYMQHGSTCIGLLLLLYVLWKYKDETGKDIMIASEKRKYWISAIIVAALIFVVHAFADPYFHIFQIGGIIVSGLTSSFCRLLIVSVVYKAKD
- a CDS encoding DUF3928 family protein, with protein sequence MYTLKIVSDREALYQFASYVRVVQGVEDVYVEVGEPLYEHPLMKFYVHIKLEETYEQQKALQEIARLVEIGRFTYVHYRNDEIEEAFEAVKYESFKK
- a CDS encoding NUDIX hydrolase; translation: MGYIEELRKVVGTRPLILVGSAIIILNDNQEVLLQYRSDTYDWGVPGGAMELGETTEETARRELFEETGLQAKIMQFLGVLSGKEVYFRYPNGDEIFNVIHLYQGHHVSGELRLDHEGLKLQYFPVDKLPKLNETTEKILQKFLYALTE
- a CDS encoding flagellar motor protein: MTGGSVIFWGILIFIGLAFDQRNSKKKEGVKK
- a CDS encoding SDR family NAD(P)-dependent oxidoreductase, whose protein sequence is MTVRLIEGVMKMKLAGKVAIVTGGGIGIGRNTALLLAKQGAKVIVTDIDQESGQATVEEITNLGGEALFVSYDMEKQGDWQRVISITLNAFSRIDMLFQNAGLYKIDSIFSRQQENDSNVLCINDVWIEIKQLTSSFMKQQEEVVLSDLPILGIIGTKGQSFHTVEALV
- a CDS encoding RDD family protein — translated: MKVKMHRPALVMNRIGASLIDMFLISVMYGAVVAVMTGNYSAIFNRFNISFGDYRYDLAVVFILMAIYFILVPFIWNGVTLGKKVTRIKLISLKSEKLTIQTLTIRFFVLLLPNIVLLGIPILCNVYMMLFRKDNCGFQDLITKTKVISLV
- a CDS encoding DUF1129 domain-containing protein, which gives rise to MQISKEGEKLLIDTKVYLITKGMKEEDVDAFLEDAELHLIEGEKEGKTVSDIFGDSPKEYAEELAKEMEKDKGGSIKSILGMIIGIGGYWLLTNILFESPNHEFILTNVQLIGYPIVLMITIVGIIFAFKMSSFKSKIKEFSILYVAALLPILLLVLLMFMNKWYGTPVLQLTTIQSYILAGVILLVLLIGEAYILGWIGILAVIVPLFIMFVFKGLGEKSPYWGMLESLLLYGSLYVLMRWSLKNEEKKTVS
- a CDS encoding DUF3997 domain-containing protein, which translates into the protein MKKWIILFVAFLLAGCAGNTNHITYTINDEYELIRTSGNAFELFPTQDAVYATQYIPAKITDIAWDDKYIIAKQTEEKSDPNNPDAAIANKKSEHYWIIDVKHNKRFGPYNEKQFNEQKDAFKIKVPFQSVDSYIKEQKKQSA
- a CDS encoding DNA-binding protein — its product is MQSIFLGILSTIFLGLTILGLYTTFSKKVHDDYFDTLLDDTSGYVLFSGLIGKGLLWICKKLFPKKYYIGIFRGIMFMFSCLFLFLAAGLGFMDWNKLF
- a CDS encoding acetyl-CoA C-acetyltransferase; translated protein: MHNVVITAAVRSPIGTFGGALKNVTPVELAVPVLQEAVKRGGVEPHEVDEVILGHCIQRTDEANTARTAALAAGFPDTVTGYTIQRQCSSGMQAIMSAAMQIQLGVSDVVIAGGVEAMSSSPYALKQHRWGQRLQHGEIRDTVWEVLEDPIHHIMMGETAENLVEQYEITREEQDEVALRSHTLALKAIESGNFDDQIVPITIKERRKEVVFSKDEHPRADITAEKLAGLKPAFRKDGSVTAGNASGLNDGSAVLVLMSEEKAKEKGLQPLARIVGYSVAGVDPKIMGIGPAPAIRKGLEKVDWSLEDADLLEINEAFAAQYLAVEKELGLDREKVNVNGSGVGLGHPIGCTGARITVSLIHELKRRGLEKGIASLCVGGGIGVALFIEAL
- a CDS encoding AAA family ATPase; this encodes MIDVPFLKNITLKKESIPSFSAYPYCLPAIRTLQSLAFHPNVTFIIGENGTGKSTLLEAIALALGFNAEGGTKNFRFSTNDSHSSLHEYLRISKSFNTPNDGFFLRAESFYNVASYIDEIDAIKSYGGVSLHEQSHGESFFSLFMNRFSGQGLYILDEPEAALSPMRQLSMLIRMHELAEQGSQFVIATHSPILMAYPESTIYSLTQEGIHESALENTEHYQTTKLFFENRDRLFHHLFNS